A single region of the Halorussus salinus genome encodes:
- a CDS encoding metalloprotease, translating to MRFGTRELLDIAIAWAALSVAFALFFGGGGRTILYRPGVLVGLLPASLVTAGLGFLLHEMAHKVTAIRFGQVAEFRADYGMLFLAVAGALAGFLFAAPGAVYHQGRSTLRENGLIALAGPLTNVALGMVFFPLELALGGTLGSVAALGVRINFLLAGFNMIPFGPLDGNTVKEWSLPAFVGFGLPCFALAAWALFGFSFF from the coding sequence ATTCGGTTCGGGACGCGCGAACTGCTGGACATCGCCATCGCGTGGGCGGCCCTGAGCGTCGCGTTCGCGCTGTTCTTCGGCGGTGGCGGCCGGACGATTCTCTACCGCCCCGGCGTCTTGGTCGGCCTGCTTCCCGCGAGTCTCGTCACCGCGGGACTGGGCTTCCTGCTTCACGAGATGGCCCACAAGGTGACCGCGATTCGCTTCGGGCAGGTCGCGGAGTTCCGCGCCGACTACGGCATGCTCTTTCTCGCCGTCGCGGGCGCGCTTGCCGGGTTCCTCTTTGCCGCGCCCGGCGCAGTCTATCATCAGGGTCGCTCGACGCTCCGGGAGAACGGCCTCATCGCGCTCGCCGGGCCGCTGACGAACGTCGCACTCGGGATGGTGTTCTTCCCGCTGGAACTCGCGCTCGGCGGGACGCTCGGGAGCGTCGCGGCGCTGGGCGTCCGCATCAACTTCCTGCTGGCGGGGTTCAACATGATTCCGTTCGGCCCGCTCGACGGCAACACGGTCAAAGAGTGGAGTCTCCCGGCGTTCGTCGGGTTCGGCCTGCCCTGCTTCGCGCTGGCGGCGTGGGCGCTCTTCGGCTTCTCGTTCTTCTGA
- a CDS encoding acyl-CoA thioesterase, whose translation MSDTATLMDSYTEMTELLLPNDTNNLGRALGGAVLHWMDICGAIAAMRFSNHQCVTASMDHVDFISPIDLGEVAIVEAFVFDTGRTSIDVKVDVRAEDPRKGEERETTTSFFTFVALDDEGTPTEVPDLDCPSENQRALRDAARDQRREQLSAVAEKIETDDE comes from the coding sequence ATGTCGGACACAGCGACGCTGATGGACTCGTACACCGAGATGACCGAACTCCTGTTGCCCAACGACACCAACAACCTCGGGCGGGCGCTCGGGGGTGCCGTCCTCCACTGGATGGACATCTGCGGGGCCATCGCCGCCATGCGGTTCTCGAACCACCAGTGCGTCACGGCCTCGATGGACCACGTGGACTTCATCTCGCCCATCGACCTCGGCGAGGTCGCCATCGTGGAGGCGTTCGTCTTCGACACCGGCCGGACCAGCATCGACGTGAAGGTGGACGTGCGCGCCGAGGACCCCCGGAAGGGCGAGGAGCGCGAGACGACCACCTCCTTCTTCACGTTCGTCGCGCTGGACGACGAGGGCACGCCGACCGAGGTGCCCGACCTCGACTGCCCGTCGGAGAACCAGCGGGCGCTCCGGGACGCCGCGCGCGACCAGCGCCGCGAGCAGTTGTCCGCGGTCGCCGAGAAAATCGAGACGGACGACGAGTAA
- a CDS encoding TraB/GumN family protein, translated as MSDSAELDAGDGEGSVHVLGTAHVSADSVEEVRETIDEERPDVVAVELDEGRYRQMQGEVAQDLEPSDLLEGNTVFQFLAYWMLSYVQARMGDRFDIEPGADMQAAIDAAEAVGSEVALVDRDIQMTIQRFWARMSFFEKLRMVWELCLAMVGIGEPDEDEEFDISEMTDGDVVTAMMEEFRQFSPGGAEALIDERDAFIAHRLVQLRDAGHDVLAVVGAGHRAGIEEYLDHPERLPPMEELVGTESGSRFSLFKIFGYVMALGFLSFFFLLFMAGVRNSLLLEVFAAWFLFNGIFAFGLAKLAGARWTSAGVGGAVAWLTSVNPLLAPGWFAGYVELKYTSVNVSDIATLNELMSDEETPLGDLLSQMLDVPLFRLIAIVAMTNIGSMIASFAFPFVILPLLGSQVGGVAEITDLMIQGAQNSADLLVRTLT; from the coding sequence ATGAGCGATTCAGCCGAGTTGGACGCCGGAGACGGCGAGGGCAGCGTCCACGTCCTCGGGACCGCCCACGTCTCCGCTGACAGCGTCGAGGAGGTCCGCGAGACCATCGACGAGGAGCGCCCCGACGTGGTCGCGGTCGAACTCGACGAGGGCAGGTATCGCCAGATGCAGGGCGAGGTGGCTCAAGACCTCGAACCCTCGGACCTGCTCGAAGGGAACACGGTCTTCCAGTTCCTCGCCTACTGGATGCTGTCGTACGTACAGGCCCGGATGGGCGACCGCTTCGACATCGAACCCGGCGCGGACATGCAGGCCGCCATCGACGCCGCCGAGGCGGTCGGGAGCGAGGTCGCGCTGGTGGACCGGGACATCCAGATGACCATCCAGCGATTCTGGGCGCGGATGAGTTTCTTCGAGAAGTTGCGGATGGTCTGGGAACTCTGTCTGGCGATGGTCGGTATCGGCGAACCCGACGAAGACGAGGAGTTCGATATCAGCGAAATGACCGACGGAGACGTGGTGACCGCGATGATGGAGGAGTTCCGCCAGTTCTCGCCGGGCGGTGCGGAAGCCCTCATCGACGAGCGCGACGCGTTCATCGCCCACCGACTCGTCCAGTTGCGCGACGCGGGCCACGACGTGCTGGCGGTCGTCGGCGCGGGCCACCGCGCGGGCATCGAGGAGTATCTCGACCACCCCGAGCGGTTGCCCCCGATGGAGGAGTTGGTGGGCACCGAGTCGGGGAGTCGCTTCTCGCTGTTCAAAATCTTCGGCTACGTGATGGCGCTGGGCTTCCTCTCGTTTTTCTTCCTGCTGTTCATGGCGGGCGTGCGCAACTCGCTCCTGCTGGAAGTGTTCGCGGCGTGGTTCCTGTTCAACGGCATCTTCGCGTTCGGACTGGCGAAGTTGGCGGGCGCGCGCTGGACCTCCGCGGGCGTCGGCGGCGCGGTCGCGTGGCTCACCAGCGTCAACCCCCTGCTCGCGCCGGGATGGTTCGCGGGCTACGTCGAGTTGAAGTACACCTCGGTCAACGTCAGCGATATCGCCACACTCAACGAGTTGATGAGCGACGAGGAGACCCCGCTCGGGGACCTCCTCTCCCAGATGCTCGACGTGCCGCTGTTCAGACTCATCGCCATCGTGGCGATGACGAATATCGGGAGCATGATAGCGAGTTTCGCGTTCCCGTTCGTCATCCTGCCGTTGCTCGGCTCGCAGGTCGGCGGCGTCGCCGAGATAACCGACCTGATGATACAGGGCGCACAGAACAGCGCGGACCTCCTCGTGCGGACCTTGACATGA
- a CDS encoding PRC-barrel domain containing protein: MNEPLTEEAEGKRIVSHDGETVGTVTKVDQGVAHVDPEDPETSQQYLDRADSSDEDYTVQETAVEEATADEIVLKKDGER, from the coding sequence GTGAACGAACCGCTCACCGAGGAGGCCGAAGGCAAGCGAATCGTGAGCCACGACGGCGAGACCGTCGGCACCGTCACCAAGGTGGACCAAGGCGTCGCGCACGTGGACCCCGAGGACCCCGAGACCAGCCAGCAGTACCTCGACCGGGCGGACTCCTCCGACGAGGACTACACCGTCCAAGAGACCGCAGTCGAGGAGGCCACCGCCGACGAAATCGTGTTAAAGAAGGACGGCGAGCGCTGA
- the purM gene encoding phosphoribosylformylglycinamidine cyclo-ligase: MTEDEEELTYADAGVDIEASEAATAALVGAVGDIDESEYAGLLDIGDRYLALATDGVGTKLLVAEALGDYSTVGIDCIAMNVNDLLASGVEPVAFVDYLAVDEPSEEFSKQVGDGLAAGADEAGIALVGGETAVMPEVIKGLDLAGACVGLAPKDAVFPGEAEVGDALVGFSSSGIHSNGLTLAREAATRNHEYGDPFPLDASGAASDEEDGDGNETEPRSVGEVLLEPTRIYTYLLDHLRGREVHAAAHVTGGGWTNLSRMGEFRYEIADPFDAQPVFEFVQQEGNVGDEEMHRTFNMGTGFVVALPEDDAESLADETDGRIIGEVREGDCVAIRDLEL, translated from the coding sequence ATGACCGAAGACGAGGAGGAACTCACTTACGCGGACGCAGGAGTGGACATCGAGGCCAGCGAGGCCGCGACCGCGGCGCTAGTCGGTGCCGTGGGCGACATCGACGAGAGCGAGTACGCGGGACTGCTCGACATCGGCGACCGCTACCTCGCGCTGGCGACCGACGGCGTGGGCACGAAACTCCTCGTGGCCGAAGCGTTGGGCGACTACTCGACGGTCGGCATCGACTGCATCGCCATGAACGTCAACGACCTCTTGGCCTCGGGCGTCGAACCCGTCGCGTTCGTGGACTACCTCGCGGTGGACGAGCCGAGCGAGGAGTTCTCGAAGCAGGTCGGCGACGGACTTGCCGCCGGTGCCGACGAGGCCGGTATCGCGCTGGTCGGCGGCGAGACGGCCGTGATGCCCGAGGTCATCAAGGGACTCGACTTGGCGGGCGCGTGCGTCGGTCTCGCGCCGAAAGACGCCGTGTTCCCCGGCGAGGCCGAGGTCGGCGACGCGCTGGTCGGGTTCTCCTCCAGCGGCATCCACTCTAACGGACTCACCTTGGCGCGGGAGGCCGCGACGCGAAACCACGAGTACGGCGACCCCTTCCCGCTCGACGCCAGCGGAGCCGCGAGCGACGAGGAGGACGGCGACGGAAACGAGACCGAACCTCGCTCCGTCGGCGAGGTCCTGCTGGAACCGACGCGCATCTACACCTACCTGCTGGACCACCTGCGCGGCCGCGAGGTCCACGCCGCGGCCCACGTCACCGGCGGCGGATGGACCAACCTCTCACGGATGGGCGAGTTCCGCTACGAAATCGCCGACCCGTTCGACGCCCAACCGGTCTTCGAGTTCGTCCAGCAGGAGGGCAACGTCGGCGACGAGGAGATGCACCGGACGTTCAACATGGGCACCGGCTTCGTCGTCGCGCTCCCCGAAGACGACGCCGAGTCGCTGGCCGACGAGACCGACGGCCGGATTATCGGCGAGGTCCGCGAGGGCGACTGCGTGGCGATTCGGGACCTCGAACTGTAA
- a CDS encoding DUF4397 domain-containing protein, with protein MTDRHTTDRHTTDRNATDSRSTLVRATTVAVAALVVASLGVGPVASLADPNAATVQDPENSQVRIAHMSADAPAVDVRVGNETVAQDLEFGDVTDYLDLQEGEYRVSIVTAENETTVSEVQLSVPANERLTVAAIGQVAENATEEFRLVALSDARRAPTGANASVRLVHVSPDLGPVDVTVNRTGEVLFDDVTFGNATEYVTVPSGVYTLNVREAAEGNNGTLLSTHTESLQNRTAYSVFAAPEDEQPDEPVALFVAIDQTDNPEIPGATTVAEDSTTTAENMTTTAENATTES; from the coding sequence ATGACCGACCGGCATACGACCGATAGACACACCACCGACCGAAACGCGACCGACAGCCGTTCCACGCTCGTTCGGGCGACGACGGTCGCCGTCGCGGCCCTCGTCGTCGCCAGCCTCGGCGTCGGCCCAGTCGCGTCGCTGGCCGATCCGAACGCGGCGACCGTACAGGACCCCGAGAACTCGCAGGTTCGCATCGCGCACATGTCCGCCGACGCGCCCGCAGTGGACGTGCGAGTCGGCAACGAGACGGTCGCGCAGGACCTCGAATTCGGCGACGTGACCGACTACCTCGACCTGCAGGAGGGCGAGTATCGCGTCAGCATCGTCACCGCGGAGAACGAGACCACCGTCTCGGAGGTCCAACTCTCGGTCCCGGCCAACGAACGACTCACCGTCGCGGCAATCGGGCAGGTCGCCGAGAACGCCACCGAGGAGTTCCGCCTCGTCGCGCTCTCGGACGCGCGGCGAGCGCCGACCGGGGCCAACGCGTCGGTCCGACTCGTCCACGTCTCGCCCGACCTCGGACCGGTGGACGTGACCGTTAACCGGACCGGCGAGGTGCTGTTCGACGACGTGACCTTCGGCAACGCGACCGAGTACGTCACCGTCCCGTCTGGCGTCTACACGCTGAATGTCCGTGAGGCGGCCGAGGGCAACAACGGGACCCTCCTTTCGACGCACACCGAGAGCCTCCAGAACCGGACCGCTTACTCGGTGTTCGCGGCACCGGAGGACGAGCAACCCGACGAACCGGTCGCGCTGTTCGTCGCCATCGACCAGACCGACAACCCCGAGATACCCGGCGCGACGACCGTCGCCGAGGACTCGACCACGACAGCCGAGAACATGACCACGACCGCCGAGAACGCGACGACAGAATCCTAA